Below is a genomic region from Paraburkholderia phenazinium.
GGCGTCACGTTCGACGAGATCGGCGAGGAAGCCGCGGTGCGCTGGCGCCTGCCCGACATGATCCGCTCCGGCATGGGCGAGTTCGATCCGCACGACACCGAAGAGTCCCGCCAGGTGCAATGGCTGCGCGCCATCACCAACTACTCCACCGAAGTCGCCGCCGTGCTGACCACGCCGAACATGTCGGACTGGCAGCGCGAGGCACGCATCGCCGAGCTCGCACACCGTTACGGCCGCGCGCTGAACACCGACCCCGAAGTGCTGCTGGAAATGAGCGTGGCGCTCGCCCGCGAAGAAGACGGCGAAGGCGTGATGCGCGAGATCGTGGAGCTGCGCGCCAACGCCGACGCGATTGCCCGCGAAGCGCTCGATCCCGAGGCACGCATCGCCGCGGGCGTCGAAGATCTGCGGGCGCTAAAAGCAGGTAGCGCACTCGGCCCGGCGCTGGCCATGGCCACCGAAACGGTGCACGCCGGTCTCGGTTTCGCGCGTACCGTCATGTTCGTGCGCCACAGCAGCGGTACGTTCAAGGCGCGTATGGGATTCGGGCCAAAGATCGAGGCTGCCCTGCCCGGTCTGACGTTCAATACCGCGTTCGAGCCCGACGTGTTCCATCTCGCGATTGCGAACTCGGTGGGCATCTTCATAGAAAATGCGCGCGACCCGAAGATGGTGGCGCGGCTGCCCGAATGGTTCCGGCGCAGTTTCGCGGATACCCGCTCGTTCGTGCTGCTGCCGGTGATGGGCGAGAATCAGACGACGGTCGCGCTTCTGTACGGCGACTGGTGCCAGGCCGACGAGGCACGGCGGATCTCGCAGGGCGAGATGGCAGCGTTGAATGAACTGGCGCGGGAGTTAGGGCGTTTTTTTTCCCATGCGCCGATGCAGGAACTGGAGATGCTGTGAAGGAGTGAGCGGCCCGGCTCATTGCCAGGCTGCAGCGCCGCGGACCGAAGTCCGGACCCGGCAGCGCACTCCCCGATCGGGTTTAGTCCTCGATCCGCTCCAGACCTTTTGCCTCGGCGCTGCGATCCGCAACGCCTGCCCACGCCGCCGCGACGAGTCCCAGTTCGGCGACTTCGCGCACCGTCAACGGTGCCAGCTCCGCACACACGCTTTCAATTTCTTTCCATTCACCGCGCTCGAGCGCATCGACCACCGACAGCAGCAGACCCAGCACGCCTTCGCGACGCAGGATCGCCGCCTGAATCGGCTTCGAGAGCGTCAACACATTGAGCGTGTTCTCGATCGAGCCGCCGAACACCGCATCCACGAACGAAAACACGCCCGTCAAAAACGCTGCGTCGGCTTCGTCGCGGCCGGCCTTCGGCAGACGCAGCACCGCCAGTTCCATGAAACGTGCGCGGGTGGCGGCGAGTTGCAGCAGCGGGTCGTCTTCCAGCGCGACCTTGCGGCCGTCCGCATACAACAGTAACTGGGTCCAGCGGGCAATCCGGTTGGTGCCGGTCGCATTGATCGCTTCGCGCAGCGTGGTCACCTTGTGGCCGACCGCAAGGCCGCTCGAATTCGCCAGCTTCATCAGATGCATCACGAGCACCGGATTGAGCTTCAGTTCGGCTTCGAGCTGCGCGACCGTCGGGTCGCCGGCTAGCAACTGCAGCAGGTTCAGCAATGCGTGGCGCGGCGCACTCACCTTGCGCAACGTCGCGGTCTGCGCGCGCGCGAAGTAATAGCCCTGAAATTTGTCGAAGCCGAGATTGAGGGCGGTTTCGAAATCCTCCTGTGCTTCGATGCCTTGGGCAATCAACAATTTGCCCGCCGATTTCAGCACGGTGGAAAGCTTCGGCAACAGCGCGCGGGAGATGTGCGGAAGATCGATTTTCACGCGCTCGGCATAGGGCAGCAGGCGCGCAAACGTGTCGCTCGGAACCACCACGGCATCAAGCACGAAGCGGTAGCGCCGCGCATGCAGCACGACGATTCGCGCAATCAGCTCGTCGTCCACTTCGATATCCGGCTGGAGCTCGAACAGGAAACGCTCGGCCGGCAGGAGTTCGAGCGCCTCGTCGAACAGCATCTCGCGGTTGACGTCCAGATGGGCAAGGTGGCCGGCCAACGCTCCGCGCACGCCCGAATGCATCAGCGCGGTGACGACGGACTGCGTGAAGGTAGGCTGCACGACAGCGCGCGGTTCGCCTTCGGCAGCGGCGGCCGTGGTTGCGTCATCGGGCACGGTATGCCCGGTTGCGTCAGTACTGGCTGCGGCGTCGCCTGCCGGCGCTTCGCTCACACAATGAAGCTTGAGTTCGTAGCCGCATAGCATGCCGTCGCGATCGAGGATCGGCTGGCGGGCGAAACAAGGCTTGACTGATGCGCCGTCAGCCCGACCGGGCTCACCGCCGGCCCGACTCGGATCGTCGACTTCGATGCTGGACATTCCATTCCCCCGATAAGCGCCCTGGCGCTTCCTGCTGTTTTTTGCTTCTCACATGGCGTGCGATCGGACCCGAAATCGGGCTGAGAGCGCCGCATGACGCCGCTTTGCGACGTTCTTCGATTTTAGCGCAGGCCGCTCCCCTCAGGCACGGCTATGCGCGATTTTCAAAAAATATTCAATTCCCGCAACGAGAATGCGAGCAAGTCGCGAATCGACGATACTCTTGTGCAGTGCAGAAGCGTTCCAACCCGCGATTAACCACCAAGGAAAACCATGGACGTCAAAAGCGTGCTAGACAATGCCTTCGCCATGCCGATTACGAGCCCAGCGTTCCCGATCGGCCCCTACCGGTTCATTAACCGGGAATTCCTGATCATCACGTACCGCACCGACCCGGCCAAGCTGCGCGCCGTCGTGCCCGAGCCGCTGGAAATCGGCGAGCCGCTGGTGCACTACGAGTTCATCCGCATGCCGGACTCGACCGGTTTCGGCGACTACACGGAAAGCGGACAGGTGATTCCGGTGTCCTATAACGGCGTTGCCGGCAGCTACACGCTGGCGATGTATCTCGACGACCATCCGCCGATCGCAGGTGGCCGCGAATTGTGGGGCTTCC
It encodes:
- a CDS encoding HDOD domain-containing protein — protein: MVKAAVLDRLWSRMSERGDFPMLSQSLRTTMAAMNNDDLDFTGLVQVVLSDFALTQKVLRLANSAMYMAFGGNITTVSRALMVLGMDAVGHLVVGLKIVDHFHHSVPRRIDAKLELNRTLLSGCVARKLTERGDLRAGEEAVVCTLMRQIGKLLVVFYLDAEWDQIRRLVDTNIEESEACITVLGVTFDEIGEEAAVRWRLPDMIRSGMGEFDPHDTEESRQVQWLRAITNYSTEVAAVLTTPNMSDWQREARIAELAHRYGRALNTDPEVLLEMSVALAREEDGEGVMREIVELRANADAIAREALDPEARIAAGVEDLRALKAGSALGPALAMATETVHAGLGFARTVMFVRHSSGTFKARMGFGPKIEAALPGLTFNTAFEPDVFHLAIANSVGIFIENARDPKMVARLPEWFRRSFADTRSFVLLPVMGENQTTVALLYGDWCQADEARRISQGEMAALNELARELGRFFSHAPMQELEML
- a CDS encoding EAL and HDOD domain-containing protein — its product is MSSIEVDDPSRAGGEPGRADGASVKPCFARQPILDRDGMLCGYELKLHCVSEAPAGDAAASTDATGHTVPDDATTAAAAEGEPRAVVQPTFTQSVVTALMHSGVRGALAGHLAHLDVNREMLFDEALELLPAERFLFELQPDIEVDDELIARIVVLHARRYRFVLDAVVVPSDTFARLLPYAERVKIDLPHISRALLPKLSTVLKSAGKLLIAQGIEAQEDFETALNLGFDKFQGYYFARAQTATLRKVSAPRHALLNLLQLLAGDPTVAQLEAELKLNPVLVMHLMKLANSSGLAVGHKVTTLREAINATGTNRIARWTQLLLYADGRKVALEDDPLLQLAATRARFMELAVLRLPKAGRDEADAAFLTGVFSFVDAVFGGSIENTLNVLTLSKPIQAAILRREGVLGLLLSVVDALERGEWKEIESVCAELAPLTVREVAELGLVAAAWAGVADRSAEAKGLERIED